In Halomarina salina, one DNA window encodes the following:
- a CDS encoding COX15/CtaA family protein, with translation MESRFRRLTALSAALTFVLVLLGVYTAAAGAGLTCGQRWPLCDGAVFGLFPADWASFIEWFHRLVAMVTGFVILGTTVEAFRGAAGRRTQAALAIATLFLPAQIILGALTVTQYEWLVLTLHFVTAATIFAGVVLAALWAHDDRVTARLVRLVALAVPVAIAAMVVLNPRAFVDYRPAVQVAYYAVGLFAFGGALGTVVWAGRRGTDPRARLPALACSALLFGLLAVGRQVYGTTGIYLSLATTGVALALSVVGWWLLRQDGRDGSRGRGVPSDD, from the coding sequence ATGGAGTCACGGTTCCGACGACTCACCGCCCTCTCCGCCGCGCTGACGTTCGTCCTCGTCCTCCTCGGCGTCTACACGGCGGCGGCGGGCGCGGGGCTGACCTGCGGCCAGCGCTGGCCGCTCTGTGACGGCGCGGTGTTCGGCCTGTTCCCCGCCGACTGGGCGAGTTTCATCGAGTGGTTCCACCGACTCGTCGCGATGGTGACCGGCTTCGTCATCCTCGGGACGACCGTCGAGGCGTTCCGCGGGGCCGCCGGCCGCCGGACGCAGGCGGCGCTGGCTATCGCCACGCTGTTCCTCCCGGCACAGATCATCCTGGGTGCGCTCACCGTGACGCAGTACGAGTGGCTCGTCCTCACCCTCCACTTCGTGACGGCGGCGACCATCTTCGCCGGCGTCGTCCTCGCGGCGCTGTGGGCACACGACGACCGCGTGACGGCACGGCTCGTCCGACTGGTGGCGCTCGCCGTCCCCGTCGCCATCGCCGCGATGGTCGTGCTCAACCCGCGCGCGTTCGTCGACTACCGCCCGGCGGTACAGGTGGCGTACTACGCGGTCGGCCTGTTCGCCTTCGGCGGTGCGCTGGGGACAGTGGTGTGGGCTGGCCGCCGGGGGACGGACCCACGCGCCCGGCTCCCGGCGCTCGCCTGCTCGGCGCTCCTGTTCGGCCTGCTCGCCGTCGGGCGGCAGGTGTACGGGACGACGGGTATCTACCTCTCGCTCGCGACGACCGGCGTCGCGCTGGCGCTCTCGGTGGTCGGCTGGTGGCTCCTCCGCCAGGATGGGCGAGACGGGAGTCGCGGCCGGGGCGTCCCGTCCGACGACTGA
- a CDS encoding NADP-dependent malic enzyme → MGIDEDSLEYHREEPPGKLEINTTKPTNTQRDLSLAYSPGVAAPCLEIADDADKAYTYTAKGNLVGVVSNGSAVLGLGDIGAQASKPVMEGKGVLFKRFADIDVFDIELDQQDPGDIVRSVKAMEPTFGGVNLEDIKAPECFEIEERLREEMSIPVFHDDQHGTAIISGAALLNAADIVGKDISDLDIVFSGAGASAIASARFYVSLGARTENITMCDSTGIITQERADAGDVNEFKQEFARDVQDGTLSDALADADVFVGLSVGGIVSQEMVQSMAEDPIIFAMANPDPEITYGDAKDARDDTVIMATGRSDYPNQVNNVLGFPFIFRGALDVRATEINEAMKVAAAEALADLARQDVPDAVVKAYGDDPLQFGPEYIIPKPLDPRVLFEVAPAVARAAEESGAARKELDTDQYVERLEARLGKSREMMRVVLNKAKSDPKRVVLAEGEDEKMIRAAAQVIEQGIAHPILIGDREVIEATADDLGLEFDSAIEIVDPEETDLEPYADRLHELRKRKGVTRREASELIEDGNYLASVMVAAGDADAMLTGLMHHYPSALRPPLQVVGTAPDADYAAGVYLLTFKNRIVFCADATVNQDPDEDVLAEVTKQTAKLARRFNVEPRAALLSYSDFGSVDNEGTRKPRNAARALRSDPNVDFPVDGEMQADTAVVEEMLNGTYSFSDLDEPANVLVFPNLEAGNIGYKLLQRLGGADAIGPMLVGMDKPVHVLQRGDEVKDIVNLAGVAVVDAQERENDA, encoded by the coding sequence ATGGGCATCGACGAGGACTCTCTGGAGTACCACCGGGAGGAGCCGCCGGGGAAGCTGGAGATAAACACGACGAAGCCGACCAACACCCAGCGAGACCTGTCGCTGGCGTACTCACCGGGGGTCGCCGCCCCGTGTCTCGAAATCGCCGACGACGCGGACAAGGCGTACACCTACACCGCGAAGGGGAACCTCGTGGGCGTGGTGTCGAACGGGAGCGCCGTGCTGGGTCTGGGCGACATCGGCGCGCAGGCGTCGAAACCCGTCATGGAGGGGAAGGGCGTGCTGTTCAAGCGCTTCGCCGACATCGACGTGTTCGACATCGAACTCGACCAGCAGGACCCGGGCGACATCGTCCGGTCGGTGAAGGCGATGGAACCGACGTTCGGCGGGGTGAACCTGGAGGACATCAAGGCCCCCGAGTGCTTCGAGATAGAGGAGCGCCTCCGCGAGGAGATGTCGATTCCGGTGTTCCACGACGACCAGCACGGCACCGCCATCATCTCCGGGGCCGCGCTGCTCAACGCCGCCGACATCGTCGGGAAGGACATCTCCGACCTCGACATCGTCTTCTCGGGTGCGGGCGCATCCGCAATCGCCAGCGCCCGGTTCTACGTCTCGCTCGGCGCACGCACGGAGAACATCACGATGTGCGACTCGACGGGCATCATCACCCAGGAACGCGCCGACGCGGGTGACGTCAACGAGTTCAAACAGGAGTTCGCCCGCGACGTCCAGGATGGGACGCTGTCGGACGCGCTCGCCGACGCCGACGTCTTCGTCGGCCTGTCGGTGGGCGGCATCGTCTCCCAGGAGATGGTCCAGTCGATGGCAGAGGACCCCATCATCTTCGCGATGGCGAACCCGGACCCCGAGATCACCTACGGGGACGCGAAGGACGCGCGCGACGACACGGTCATCATGGCCACCGGTCGGTCGGACTACCCGAACCAGGTCAACAACGTCCTCGGGTTCCCGTTCATCTTCCGGGGCGCACTCGACGTGCGTGCGACCGAGATCAACGAGGCGATGAAGGTCGCGGCCGCCGAGGCGCTCGCGGACCTCGCCCGTCAGGACGTCCCCGACGCCGTCGTGAAGGCGTACGGCGACGACCCGCTCCAGTTCGGGCCGGAGTACATCATCCCGAAACCGCTCGACCCGCGCGTGCTGTTCGAGGTCGCACCCGCCGTCGCGCGCGCCGCCGAGGAGTCCGGGGCGGCCCGGAAGGAACTCGACACGGACCAGTACGTCGAGCGACTCGAAGCGCGTCTCGGGAAGTCCCGCGAGATGATGCGCGTCGTCCTCAACAAGGCGAAGTCCGACCCCAAGCGCGTCGTCCTCGCGGAGGGGGAAGACGAGAAGATGATTCGCGCCGCCGCGCAGGTCATCGAGCAGGGCATCGCCCACCCCATCCTCATCGGCGACCGCGAGGTCATCGAGGCGACGGCCGACGACCTCGGTCTGGAGTTCGACAGCGCCATCGAGATCGTCGACCCCGAGGAGACCGACCTCGAACCGTACGCCGACCGCCTGCACGAACTCCGCAAGCGGAAGGGCGTCACGCGCCGCGAGGCGTCCGAACTCATCGAGGACGGCAACTACCTCGCGAGCGTGATGGTGGCGGCGGGCGACGCCGACGCGATGCTGACGGGGTTGATGCACCACTACCCGTCTGCCCTGCGCCCGCCGTTGCAGGTCGTCGGCACCGCGCCGGACGCCGACTACGCAGCGGGCGTCTACCTGCTGACGTTCAAGAACAGGATCGTGTTCTGTGCGGACGCGACGGTCAATCAGGACCCCGACGAGGACGTGCTCGCGGAGGTGACGAAACAGACCGCGAAGCTCGCCCGGCGGTTCAACGTCGAACCGCGGGCCGCCCTGCTGTCGTACTCCGACTTCGGGTCGGTCGACAACGAGGGAACCCGCAAACCACGCAACGCGGCACGGGCACTCCGTTCGGACCCGAACGTCGACTTCCCGGTCGACGGTGAGATGCAGGCCGACACGGCCGTCGTCGAGGAGATGCTGAACGGGACGTACTCCTTCTCGGACCTGGACGAACCGGCGAACGTGCTGGTGTTCCCGAACCTCGAAGCCGGGAACATCGGCTACAAACTCCTCCAGCGCCTCGGTGGCGCGGACGCAATCGGGCCGATGCTCGTCGGGATGGACAAGCCCGTCCACGTCCTCCAGCGCGGTGACGAGGTGAAGGACATCGTCAACCTCGCCGGTGTGGCGGTCGTCGACGCGCAGGAACGCGAGAACGACGCCTGA
- a CDS encoding nitroreductase family protein, producing MDYYETIRRRRMVRSFRDDPLDEAVVERITTAGLQGPSAGFSQGFSFLVLESAADRERFWATNEHNAQPERVRRGPLVVVPFACKDVYLDRYAEPDKGQTDRDESFWPVPYWYIDTGMAALNVLHAAVVEGLGALFFGLPTEDWPALRDAFDVPDAYDPIGAIVVGHPTDERVESSADTRRRKDVDALVHGGTWGAPFR from the coding sequence ATGGACTACTACGAGACCATCCGCCGCCGTCGGATGGTGCGGAGCTTCCGCGACGATCCCCTCGACGAGGCGGTAGTCGAACGCATCACGACCGCCGGACTGCAGGGACCGTCGGCCGGGTTCAGTCAGGGGTTCTCGTTCCTCGTGCTGGAGTCGGCCGCGGACCGCGAGCGGTTCTGGGCGACCAACGAACACAACGCGCAACCGGAGCGCGTCCGCCGGGGACCGCTCGTGGTGGTCCCGTTCGCCTGCAAGGACGTCTACCTCGACCGGTACGCCGAACCGGACAAGGGGCAGACCGACCGCGACGAGTCGTTCTGGCCGGTTCCGTACTGGTACATCGACACCGGGATGGCCGCCCTGAACGTCCTCCACGCCGCCGTCGTCGAGGGCCTCGGTGCGCTGTTCTTCGGCCTCCCGACCGAGGACTGGCCGGCGCTCCGGGACGCCTTCGACGTGCCCGACGCGTACGACCCCATCGGGGCCATCGTCGTCGGCCACCCAACCGACGAGCGCGTCGAGAGCTCCGCCGACACCCGCCGACGGAAGGACGTCGACGCACTCGTCCACGGCGGGACCTGGGGGGCGCCGTTCCGCTGA
- a CDS encoding helix-turn-helix domain-containing protein: protein MTVIAGVVVDAEDFAIGDVLSPTTTRIDLTQFVPIDGQLAPYFWKEHGGEKAEFERRVRADDRVRSLTYLDGRVDAHLYHVEWADDINGFLSALRDNDVLVERGRTTNGGSQWQFTLRAFSQRDLSAFQSACHESDVQLDIRRVHHNPDSSSDGERRMSGKQREAVVTALKGGYFNVPRGKSQTELAEEVGISRQAFARRLKRAERTVFESMFWDELEAP, encoded by the coding sequence ATGACCGTCATTGCAGGGGTCGTCGTCGATGCCGAGGACTTCGCCATCGGGGACGTTCTCTCTCCAACGACGACTCGCATCGATCTGACACAGTTCGTCCCCATCGACGGCCAGTTGGCCCCGTACTTCTGGAAAGAACACGGTGGGGAAAAAGCGGAGTTCGAACGACGCGTGAGGGCTGACGACCGCGTGAGGTCGCTGACGTACCTCGATGGGCGGGTCGATGCCCACCTGTACCACGTCGAGTGGGCCGACGACATCAACGGGTTTCTCTCCGCGCTTCGGGACAACGACGTGCTGGTCGAACGGGGTCGAACGACGAACGGCGGTTCGCAATGGCAGTTCACACTCCGCGCGTTCTCACAACGGGATTTGTCGGCGTTTCAGTCTGCCTGCCACGAGAGCGACGTCCAGCTCGATATCCGGCGCGTCCACCACAATCCCGACTCGTCGTCCGACGGGGAAAGGCGGATGTCCGGAAAGCAACGCGAGGCGGTCGTGACGGCGCTCAAGGGTGGGTACTTCAACGTTCCACGAGGGAAGTCACAGACGGAACTCGCCGAGGAAGTCGGTATCTCTCGACAGGCGTTCGCCCGGCGGCTCAAACGCGCCGAACGGACCGTCTTCGAGAGCATGTTCTGGGACGAACTCGAAGCGCCCTGA
- a CDS encoding DUF5789 family protein: MDEDRSLDDDRVQGGELGDFDSALDVHEYPATTDDLVDAYGDHEVESTDGWTTVEELLEPVENETYESSEEARDRILDQLNRR; encoded by the coding sequence ATGGATGAGGACCGCTCACTCGACGACGACCGCGTACAGGGCGGTGAACTCGGTGACTTCGACAGCGCGCTCGACGTTCACGAGTACCCAGCGACCACGGACGACCTCGTCGACGCCTACGGTGACCACGAAGTCGAGTCCACAGACGGCTGGACGACCGTCGAAGAGCTCCTCGAACCGGTCGAGAACGAGACGTACGAGTCCTCCGAGGAAGCCCGTGACCGGATACTCGACCAACTGAACCGCCGGTGA
- a CDS encoding DUF4177 domain-containing protein: protein MTHQTDNHWEYETLRVPRGETQKESADPKTELNELAAEGWRLVETVDYTGGGTKFLIFERSTEPQ from the coding sequence GTGACCCACCAAACCGACAACCACTGGGAGTACGAAACCCTACGAGTCCCTCGTGGCGAGACGCAAAAGGAGTCCGCGGACCCCAAAACCGAACTCAACGAACTGGCCGCCGAGGGCTGGCGACTGGTCGAGACGGTCGATTACACCGGCGGCGGAACGAAGTTTCTCATCTTCGAGCGGTCGACTGAGCCACAGTAA